The genomic DNA atatcaatgattagtaaagaaggtgagacatttcagtgtatGCACTCTTGTTAGAATATTGACATGCCTATATATGGGAATCCAATGTGCTTGCCCCACTAAATCCTTTAGTCTTTTGAGAAAGATTTTCAAATGGAGCTCCTTAAAAAGGAAATGTATCAGGCATTTACATTTACCATTAATTCTATGTTCCATTATACAGAAGAAGTAGCTGAAGGATCTTGAGTTTGTTTACTTGAAGTAAGAACTAGCCTGTCATTTCTTATGCCAAGAGCAGAAATCCCGCTCAAGGGGAGACAAGTTAAATGACACGGATTTCCATTTTTCCTGAGAAAAAGAGGGGCAAGAGATACCAGatagacattcaaactcatagatttaaaataatctgaaaacgccatgtcttaaaaaaaaacaaaaagacaaagagcagtatacaaaacacaacataggaaACGAAAGACAAAACAAGACATATCCCTTCTAAAAAGAAtgagggtgatctcaggtgcatGGATGGTacgcagatcctgcttcacatgtgggaCCCGTTGTGTTGCTCAAGTTCGTACACCTGGTTACAAtataatttggtaggtcacatttcgTGAAAAGGACACGAGGACAGTTGTGACAGTAGGAACATATCTGCTATCATCTGTGTAAAGGATATTCCATACAGGCAACCAACTTgagatggcgtctgtaaaatttatgtAGAGATGAGTTGGTGAATATTAACAACTTGAtactttccaataaaaaatttgagaaaaagaaCGAGCTGATCTTTGACAAAACCCTGATTGCGCCAATTACCTTAATGATGTGCAAGTAAACTTTTGTCAGTTAACCACTTTGTTGAGGTAGTTTTGTCGAGATTTGAGGATGATCCAGGCGTGTATACTTCATACGTAGGTCAAGTTGTTTTATTGATGCTTAGGTCAATTACCAGGCTTCTCACAAAAGAACTCAAAGTTACTCAATTTTATTACGgcacattatatatatacacaagacaaataaatatatttcacagcACAGGACAAACACTCGATTATACCACTGACAGTCACATATAACAAGTAAagttaatgttaaatataacgtCTAGCCATTAGAAATGTTcaatatattagtccaaacaGTCGAATAAACACATGAGCTAGCCGCCAAGCCAACGGCcgccaaaaaataaacaaacaactgtGTTGCACAAAGAATTaagcaaattaatttaaactaacatataaacaatacacaatTTAAGCTTGTTAATCTAGCATGCAAGAAATAATATCCAGcacaaactaaataaataaagcaaGCAAGGAAGAAACAATATCAACCCTGAACATAAACTTTTCTCCATACAAGAACCCATATCTCATATGAAAAGAAACATCACCCCACAGTGTGAACAATACTCACTGAAAAGAGTCCCTTACctgcaatataaaataaaaaatattagtacataatatataaataaacattactACATCATAACccaacaaacaaatacaacccCTACATattaaggaaaataaaatacaaaatatcaaaattttagtatgGAAGAAATAATATCAACcataaactaaaagaaacaaaaggaaGTATGGCAGaaacataaaattcaaccacTACTAATCCTTTAACTCCATCTGAGAAAATCATCTCAAATGACAAGTTAACATATCTAAATCAAATGAGCAACCCGTCTTTTAAAATATACCCCTAACTGCCTTGTACCTTCACAATTTAGGTGCAAACCACCATCTTTATATGCAAATAACTCCACCTTTGGCTTTCcacatttcaaaaaatatctATACGAATGAATGAACTCTACATTATAACtcaaacataaatttaacaaagCCATATTAACTGCCTTAATTTTTTGACCTGTTTCCTCAAAATCTACAGGACGAGGAAGAATACCAGACATAGCAATAACCATAGAAGGAAACAACAACTTAGCAGTTGAAATCAAATTACAATAAGCAGACTTAAACTGATCaatagataaaatatgaatatcatTGGTACCACAATgaattattaaacatttataaccTTCATAAATACTCCCCTTGTTCTTGTTAAGCTGATAGGTTATTTCTCCTATGGAAGCCCCCCGAAACGCAAACACATCAGCATTCTCAAGCTTCACATATTTTGCAATTGAGTCTGACACTATTAGAAAAGTTCCTGGTTCTGCAAAGAAACAGTTTAAATTAGTAACCTAACAAGGAAACACTCTTTGACATCATTTGTGAAACTTGTAGTTTTTGTTCCAAAGTAAATTCTGAATAATTTTTATAAGCATCACTATGCCAATCTCCATGAAGTTGAATTAGTTCAGTAGAAACATCAGCATCAAAAGCTAAAGATGCACCCCCTCTTCTAAAACTATGAGTAGAGTAAAACAAAGAGTTACGACctgttttttgtattaaatatctAAGCTTATTTTGATACTCTTTATAAATAATGGGTAGGATGCGTCCCTTTTTAACTTTACAAAAGGCAGGATCCTTTTTAACAGCTGGAATAGCTTCGATCATATTCTTGTATGCATTAACTGGACATAAAATACTCCCATGAATACTAGAAATTGGAATTCTCAACTTTCTTTGTCCAAACTGAATTGTTTTAGaccatttcaaaataataattaaaacataattttcaataataatgTCCCCTCTACATAATTgcttattttcatcaaattccTTTTCTGAATTAGGAACAAGATTAGATTTTCTACTCATCATAAAAAAGgctaacaaaaacaaactccAGAAAGTCTTATCTTTGGGATCATTCAAATCcataaactcataaatctgttttaaaatcaaagGAGTTATAGGAAGCGCTTTCCTTGGTAAATGAGGATTTAATCTCTGTAAACCTTTCAAAGtaagttttaatgaaaaactttgtAGATAAGGAAACTCCAAATCATTGTATAAATGCAATAATCTTACTccattaatataatttttaatagaaTGCACTGATTTAAAAGACCTGCTCAAAAATTGAGCATACAAACACACAGTATTCAAAGATgttggtaaaaatttaaaaccgaaataaatacaaaatgttaaaaaagtcCTCCACTGAACTTTAATGTTCTCAAAAGTGCCACGAGCAAAGGCTGACTTGCACGATGTCTGTTGATCCACTTTCAACAAATTCAGCTGTAAATCTGCAATAAATTACCAATCATGCGTAAACTGAAAAAGACCTGAATAGACAAATTTCTCAAAACATTTACCTAGTCTTACCACAGGCAATTCATAAAATAAGTCTTCAAATCTTGAATCAGAATGCCATCTTGACAAAATATCTGCTGTTCTGTTTTCAACTCCAGGAAAATGAACAgccttaatttcaaaattatactttgcagcataaaataaaatttctctTAAACAACATTGCATATAAGCATCTCTAGTACAACCAGAATTCAAAACCATCACAGTAGATTGATTATCACATCTCACTAAAATCtttctatttacaaaatgtacactCCATACTTTAACACTAATCATCAAAGCAAccaattcaaattaatttatatGCAAATTCAAATCCATTAAAAAGGAAGGAAATTCAACATGAAAAAACTCtctcttttttcaaaaaaccAACCTCCACATCCACTCAAAGTTGCATCTGTCTCCAATATTTCATCTGGCTGAGACCAATCTTCTAAAGCCATCATAGAAACACCATTATaagactttaaaaaatgatACCACCATAATAAATCTTTCCTTATATACAAAGGAATAACATGGTCACATTTGTCATCTGGTAAACTACGAAGCCAAGTAAGCAATCTAGATACAAATAGCCTTCCTGGTCTTACACAATTcgatacaaaatgtaatttacCTAACAGTGACTGTAACTGTCTAACTGTAGCAACCAGTAAATTTAACCAAGTCTTTACCAACAATAAAATCTCTTCCACTCTCTCAGTTGTTACTGAAATTGTAAGTTCCGAAGTGTCAAACTTCACTCCTAAAAATGTCATAACTGTACTTGGAGAGCTAGCCTTCTCCACTGATTCTTCAATACCACAACTGTTTAAAAGtctacctaataaatcaaatacaacATTTGCATCTTCTGATTTTTCAGCTCCAGCAAAATCATCTAAATAGTTTAATAATAAATGTCCAGACTGCTTCATCATGTAAACTACCGATGAAGTCACTCTCTGACAAATATGAGCTGATGACCTAAGTCCCATACTTAAAACTCTGTctacaaaaatgtaatttttccaatgaaatcctacaaaattgATATCTCCAGGATCAATTGGAATTTGGCGATAAGCCCGTTTCAAGTCCCTCTTAAAAATACCACAATTTCTGCCTTTTAACTTAATAAGATTAACAAAATCATCTACTGATGGATAAGTCAAATTAACTGATTCAcccaaataaatatctttatcaaTACCTGCATTAatgcaattttcaaaaaatctagTATTACCCTTCTTTCACCTGGTGTACTCTTTGGAACTGAATTTAAAGGAGATAACACTAACGAAGAATATATAAAAGGGTTCACTTTTAAAGGCCCAATAACAGCTTTATATTCTAACTCCTTTTTCAAATACTTCAAAATGAAATCTGGAAAATCTCTAGCACCGCTATGATTACGAGGCTTTTTGATATCTACTATATCACCTGCTGTATAACCAATGGGAAAACCAAATTCTAATAAGTCACACAAAATGTGATCACTATAGTCAACTAACATAGATCtaaaaaattctatttttaactttgaaaaaacTGGTATTTTACAACCTAAATAATTCGGTAAACCTGATAATTTAATTTCTCTCTGAATATCCACAAAATACTGTAAATCTAAGGAATTAACATTCAAATCACAAATTAAACACTTTTTGTGTTTATGACAAAAttcatcaatttttaaattcaaagatGACTGAATTGGTAAAGATTTATTTACTTCCCTTTTACTTGAAATTCTATAATTGTCATTATTAACTGTACAAGTATCACTTTTAAAAACCTCAATTGACTGAGAGATTTCCCCTTTATCAATCAGCATTTTGTCCTTATTTGAATCTACAAGTAACCATTCAGGATAAAAAGTATCTATcacttttgaattaaaattccCAATGCTATTAACAGCTTTTTCTAATTCTAGTCACGACATATGAGGACAAGCTGATGAACTCTCTGGATGTTTCATTTTAGCCTTATCCTCCCGTAAACATGTGGCACAAACATGTTGTACAAATCTAATTTTGCCTGCAATATCCAAATTATGACCATCCTTCGAAACGTTACATTTATTTCTCTGATACAAAGgacaataccaaatttttttatcaaaattctttTCAGAAGATTTATCTGAATATTTACTAACAGTTTTATTCAACACTTTCTTTCCTATTAACATTCTAACCTCCAACAGAGAAGTATCATCAGACCAGACATTCTCACCTTTTTCAAGTAATTTTACCCATGCTGCATAAAAATTTAACAGCACAGACCATTCAAATTCACTAGcataataacaaattttgttCAGTAAAGATAATCTACCCTCTCtttcttttttaccaattttgcAATGTCTTATAATTTCTAATTCACCAGCACAAAACTGACGCATGGTTAGCTGTCTAAATTCCACAGCCTTTCTGTTTGTAAACTCATATTTGAGTTCAGATTGCGGCcagttcattttaattttaacctTATCATGAGGTCTATCCTTAATACCAGATCTGACCTTCTTTTTTCTatgcttatttttctttttatgtgtaGTTTGACTATCAGAGTCCGAACTAGATACAAAATTTGGCTCCGACTCATTACCCGTACTACTCATGCTACTATCAGAACTTAAACTACTACTTAAAGAAGAATCAGACTCTGAGTCAGACTCTGTGGCTATCATTTGCTTCATGTGTTTCCCTACAATTTTCTTAGTCTTTGCATCTTTTCTCAAATGTTTAATACCTAAACTAGAAAGTTCATCACCTTTACTATCTTTCACTGCCCCTTTGCCTTTGCCTTTATCTTTACCTTTATCTGTTTCTTTACCTTTCTCTTTATctgtttctttgtttgtttttacctttgATCTTCTTGGACTGTTCCACCTTCTTGCCGGATTTCTCCTTCTTCGGCTTAGAGGCCCCTTTTAACTCGAGCTCCTCCAACTCCTCCAATTCCTTCATTCTCTTCTCTATTTCCTGTCGTAATTCCACCTTTCTCTTCTTGTTCTTCATTGCTTTCTCCTTCTGTTTAACTTCCTTGAGTTTCCTGACCAATTCTTTAGTTTCCTCATCGGTGTCCGACTCCTCCGAATCCAAATAAATAGAAAGACGTTCTTTCAGGTCTTCATAATCCACCTTTGACATACTGTCAGATCCACCAGTCGCACCGTGCACAAGCTCGTCACCAACCTCTGATTCTGTGGTTACTGCCTCGGACTGCATACCAAGTTGATCGAAAACTCTGTAATCAAAACTCTTCTTCACACGCCTGGGTAAAACTGCCCGAATTTCCTGGTTAATGTTGCTCATGTAaataatttcaatgaaaattttcaaatgtaccGCGAATCCcgaaacaaagaaatatatatgagCGTCCTGTATCCAGGTAAcaaattaaccaatcaaaataaagaatactcGGAACAATTTCTTCCGAGTAAATGTAAACAGTGATTCACGTggtaattatccatttttataaaatcaaaaattacacacttacatttatatttacaaaattgaaatcttCTTTTTGGCATAGATAGTCATGGCATATCATTGACCGTAAGTTCTTAACTTCTTTGTATAAAGGTAGTCGTACTATATGATAACATGaacaaaaatgacaacattCCTATTTGTAGATGTTGCATTGTTATTCccttttacttaaaaaaaaaaagataaaatgcaTTTTGCAATGTATTGTGAAAAATGTCAGTATCCcaacaaatattattaaaagctaaaaaagatgtttttgaTAAAGGACACAAGACTTACCACagtatttaacattacaatgtgtaacatatttcattattgGAGCAAATCTGCTTGCCCTTCCGAATCACTTCATTTAATCCCAGTATTTTGTTGCGTTCGTATTACTTAATCTTTGGATTTGCAGTTTAGCAAAAAACATTCATATTCTAATTGGGCTTTTTGTTGGTTTACATTTTTGCcatatttgttctttaacaaCTGATTTATAATAGTCCTCTTGGGATCCCCTCTCTCGACTGTCATACGAGTGAGatgtttagcgctataaaaccaggttcaatccacttttctacattttaaaatgcctgtaccaagtcaggaatatgacagttcgaTGTGCTTtatcgtttgattttgccatttgattatatAAAGGCAACAACAGTATACCACTGTGCGAAACTCGTAAATCGAttgggaaaaaaacaaaatcggggtaacaaactaaaactgagggaaacgcatttaatataacaggaaaacaacgacacaacattaaaatgtaacacacacagaaacggactaagcatgagacaaaatccgatgagaataccGAATAACACTAaagacttttcgttttgaattttcctaggagttcagtatttttgtgattttacttcttgaAATTTTTCAGATATTTGGACTGCTTGGGTTTTTTCCTACGATATAGATATAACATATTTTGCCCCTTTACACTTTCCTTTTTAAACAGGACTTAAAGCCATAAAAGtttatttaccaaaatttaagcaaatttgtgttttctttcttttcgaATTGAGACCCCAACATTaccaatgtaaatataacaaagtaAACGTCCGAGTCAGCCTCTTCccgccatttaaaaaaaaagatatcaaaaggGAGATCGattacctttttttttgtctaatttttaTACGCTCGTTTTTGAATGTATTATGGTTCACCGTTGTCCGTCCATCCGTCGTAAACATGTCGGACAATCACTAAAAATGCTTTCTTGGATTTGCAAGAAACTTTAATCAATAGTTTTTATCTATCAACATGGTCTCCCTTTTGGTTTATATGAATTTCAGATTTTACGTTTCCGAGTTATGGGGTTTTACTcattaaaaagggggattttgaaattttcagtttctgacattaactcaaaaatgcttttattagtttcatgaaatttgttgaattatttatttctattcagATAAGCTTCCTTTTGATTTTTAGAAATTTGAGATTCTACGTTTCAGAGTTACGGGGTTTTCTTCATTTAGAAGGTGGATTTTCCTGTTTTCGGGCAATAACTCAACAATTCTTTCAAcagttctcatgaaactttggtgccttgtttatatttatttcattatttaccGAATATGAAATGTGATTGAAAAGTTATTTACCTTTATTCTTAGAAAACATGATaagcgtatcatgcgctcatggcacAGCTGTTTATTGTTCTCATGCtcttctgactttttaaattcCAGATTTTCATAGTTTAACCTAAAagaaatcaatcaaattatttttggaTTCTTGTTATTGAGTATATTGCATGAATAATTAAGATGATTTGCTTCGCACtgtaattttaattgtataatCTAGTTGATTGACGcattagtttatttaaaaggATAACATGAACAAATAAATTCGTATGTGCTGTCTTCGTATTTGAGAAACTTGACTAGCTAAGGAAAGATGATTACAGTCGAGTTGGTCAAGTTCGCTGTATTGGCAACAGTTGGGTTCGGTAAAGTAGCATTGCTTATAATTTTTATgacttttatgttttaatatggatattatttttaattttgcacaACTGTAATGGACAAATACGGTTAACTTCTCAAACTGGGAATAAACAGTTTTATTGTCTAATGTCACTTCTCTGGCATAATTCCATTAATTTAGGtttcatatgtaaaaatatgaaagCTTAACCTTATAATTTTCTAGCGCTCCTTTGGAATTGCCTTCATCATGAATATCTGAAAGCAAACGATGTTTAAGAACTAAAACAGTTGCGGAACTGTAAAATCAAAAGGATGTAAAATAATAGCCAAATCCATTTAAAGCGAACTTATAAATGATcacaaatttatcaaataaaaggGCACTTTTAGACAAGTTTGTGATAAATCATGTCAGTGTTGGAGTaagtatataaatttgaattttctgTATCGATAATTTAATTGGGTTATTTCTTCTTGGGTATTCTTTCTGTTTTGCTACTTTTGCTAATCCCATTCCCTAAAACCCACTTGTCACTGTTTACGAATAAAAGCGCTGATACTAAATCATATCAAATACATTTGCACATTGCATTTGTTGTCTTCGCTCATTAAACTTTGCCGGGAAATTACTCGAGCAAGCCATtctactgtttatttttttttacgaaaaaacttgaaataataATGTTGTGTTCGTtgaattacatataaaaaagtcTGTCAAACAGAACACGAATTTGGGTGTACTAATACACAACGGTAGTCTTTCTATGTTTAAAACTGTAACtccatttgaaattaaaataaatatcgtTGACTGTAAATATTATATCCGTTAACCCGTTTTCTTTCCCTTAAATCCTGTTAAAAGGTTGTTTTATCAATAGCATGTTCCTGTTAATGAAATACTTTGAACCGAATAGTCAAAGGCAAAATGTCTCCATCAGGATATGATTGCTATATGATTCTTTAGAATATATGGTAGTACAAAGAAATTGACGAGGGAAAAGTTGAACTAATCACGTTTGTCGTAAACTTTTATGTTGGCCTGTGTCCATGAATAAACTAAATAAGGAGTAGACTTTCAAGATCACTGACGATATAGCCCTCATTGAAATGTGTGTACTACAATATGTatcataacttttaaaatttggaaatcattTGACTTATTAATGTTAGAAGTGGAGTGGGTTTTTTCTGAGAACCTGTGTATAAGTTATTTTGGCAGATTTCGTGGTCctcagtcatttttttatgtatattaataATGTGATTGCTGTTTATCTTAATCGTTTTCCTGTTAGCCATGATTTTGTTTCATTGCCCTCTTTCCTTTCTCATTTAAAGTATGAAATCTggtatatttgaatataaaaacgAATCGACCAGTAGCTTTTAGATATGCTCAGGGAACC from Mytilus trossulus isolate FHL-02 chromosome 8, PNRI_Mtr1.1.1.hap1, whole genome shotgun sequence includes the following:
- the LOC134680944 gene encoding uncharacterized protein LOC134680944 encodes the protein MSNINQEIRAVLPRRVKKSFDYRVFDQLGMQSEAVTTESEVGDELVHGATGGSDSMSKVDYEDLKERLSIYLDSEESDTDEETKELVRKLKEVKQKEKAMKNKKRKVELRQEIEKRMKELEELEELELKGASKPKKEKSGKKVEQSKKIKGKNKQRNR